The following are encoded in a window of Paenibacillus polymyxa genomic DNA:
- a CDS encoding heavy metal translocating P-type ATPase translates to MENRATDGDKQTTLHITGMSCAACASRIEKGLNRIDGVAQANVNLALEQASISYDPKQVEIPEFRDKIASLGFGTVSEEANLNVTGMTCAACATRIEKGLNRMPGVTGATVNLAMETAHVEYAAGSIAVGDLVSKIEQLGYGAIPQSAEDNIADVRSKDIHRKKWKWIVSAVLSFPLLWAMVAHFSFTSWIYVPELFLNPWFQLVLTTPIQFVIGWQFYVGAYKALRNGSSNMDVLVALGTSAAYFYSLYLTLRPSDVMEGMAGMPVMTMPELYYETSAVLITLILVGKWFEAVAKGRSSEAIKSLMSLQATTARVVRDGQETDIPIEQVRVKDIFIVRPGEKIPVDGVVVDGRSAVDESMLSGESLPVEKEAGSAVTGATLNKNGVLRIQAERVGGDTALSRIIKVVEDAQNSKAPIQRIADQISGIFVPIVVAIAVLAFIVWFFLVTPTDFAGSLEKMIAVLVIACPCALGLATPTSIMAGSGRAAEYGILFKGGEHLEMTRSVNAVVLDKTGTVTNGKPELTDVMVGASGLAENDLLRLLGAAEKSSEHPLAEAIVKGIADRGIELVGPTDFENIPGYGVKAHVEGKQVLAGTRRLMSREGIAIDDSAEQYMNELENAGKTAMLVAVDGSYAGLVAVADTIKETSREAVARLRAMNIEVIMITGDNERTARAVAAEAGIERVLAEVLPEGKAEEVKRLQEQGMIVAMVGDGINDAPALATANIGMAMGTGTDVAMEAADITLMRGNLNSIPDAIEMSRRTMTNIRQNLFWALGYNVIGIPIAALGFLAPWLAGAAMAFSSVSVVLNALRLQRVKL, encoded by the coding sequence ATGGAAAACCGTGCGACCGACGGTGACAAGCAGACAACGCTTCACATTACGGGGATGTCCTGTGCCGCTTGCGCAAGCCGTATTGAGAAAGGTTTAAATCGAATAGATGGTGTGGCACAGGCTAATGTGAATTTGGCTTTGGAGCAGGCGTCGATATCCTATGATCCCAAGCAGGTGGAGATCCCTGAGTTTCGCGATAAAATTGCTTCTCTTGGGTTTGGAACTGTCAGTGAAGAAGCCAATCTGAATGTGACGGGCATGACTTGTGCGGCCTGTGCAACCCGGATTGAAAAGGGATTGAATCGGATGCCTGGTGTAACAGGTGCCACGGTAAACTTGGCGATGGAAACAGCTCATGTGGAATATGCCGCGGGGAGTATTGCGGTTGGTGATCTGGTGAGCAAGATTGAACAGCTAGGCTACGGAGCGATCCCGCAGAGCGCTGAGGACAATATCGCGGATGTGCGCAGTAAGGATATCCATCGTAAAAAATGGAAGTGGATTGTGTCCGCAGTGCTGTCGTTTCCGTTGTTGTGGGCGATGGTGGCTCATTTTTCCTTTACGTCATGGATTTATGTGCCGGAACTGTTCTTGAATCCATGGTTCCAACTAGTGCTGACAACGCCGATTCAGTTCGTCATTGGTTGGCAGTTTTATGTGGGCGCGTACAAAGCGCTTCGCAACGGGAGTTCGAATATGGATGTGTTAGTTGCACTGGGTACGTCTGCGGCTTATTTTTACAGCTTGTACCTTACGCTGCGTCCGTCTGATGTCATGGAGGGGATGGCGGGAATGCCTGTCATGACCATGCCAGAGCTGTATTACGAGACAAGTGCAGTACTAATTACGCTTATTTTAGTGGGTAAATGGTTCGAGGCGGTAGCCAAAGGGCGTTCGTCCGAGGCGATCAAGAGCCTGATGAGCTTACAGGCGACGACGGCACGTGTAGTACGTGATGGACAAGAGACTGATATACCGATCGAACAGGTACGTGTGAAGGATATCTTTATTGTACGACCCGGCGAGAAAATTCCTGTCGATGGTGTGGTTGTGGACGGACGTTCGGCAGTGGACGAATCCATGTTAAGTGGTGAGAGTCTTCCGGTTGAAAAAGAAGCGGGTTCCGCTGTTACAGGGGCGACGCTCAATAAAAACGGGGTATTACGTATTCAGGCCGAGCGTGTGGGTGGTGATACAGCGTTGTCCCGTATTATTAAGGTCGTGGAAGATGCGCAAAACTCCAAGGCCCCGATTCAGCGGATTGCGGATCAGATTTCCGGTATTTTTGTCCCCATTGTTGTTGCTATTGCTGTGTTAGCCTTTATCGTCTGGTTTTTCCTTGTGACGCCGACTGATTTTGCAGGCTCACTGGAGAAAATGATTGCAGTTCTCGTCATTGCTTGTCCTTGTGCGCTCGGATTGGCTACTCCAACGTCCATTATGGCAGGCTCGGGACGTGCCGCTGAATACGGTATTTTGTTCAAGGGCGGCGAGCATTTGGAAATGACCCGTTCAGTCAACGCAGTGGTATTGGATAAAACAGGAACAGTTACGAACGGCAAGCCAGAGCTGACAGATGTTATGGTTGGTGCAAGCGGCTTGGCTGAAAACGATTTGCTGCGGTTGCTCGGTGCAGCAGAAAAAAGCTCGGAGCATCCGCTGGCGGAAGCCATTGTAAAGGGGATTGCAGATCGAGGAATTGAGCTGGTAGGACCGACAGATTTTGAAAATATTCCGGGTTATGGTGTGAAAGCGCATGTGGAAGGTAAGCAGGTATTGGCGGGTACACGCCGATTGATGAGCAGGGAAGGCATCGCAATAGATGACTCAGCCGAGCAGTATATGAATGAGCTGGAAAACGCAGGGAAAACCGCGATGCTGGTCGCTGTGGACGGTTCCTATGCCGGACTGGTGGCTGTAGCGGACACGATTAAAGAAACGTCACGGGAGGCCGTTGCCCGTCTGCGGGCGATGAACATTGAAGTCATCATGATTACGGGTGACAATGAACGGACTGCGCGGGCTGTTGCCGCCGAGGCCGGGATTGAACGAGTGCTGGCGGAGGTGCTGCCTGAAGGAAAGGCTGAGGAAGTGAAACGGCTTCAGGAACAAGGCATGATCGTAGCTATGGTTGGGGATGGTATTAACGATGCGCCTGCGCTGGCTACTGCTAATATTGGGATGGCGATGGGCACGGGAACGGATGTGGCCATGGAGGCGGCGGATATTACCCTCATGCGCGGCAACCTGAACAGCATTCCTGACGCGATCGAAATGAGCCGCCGGACGATGACAAACATACGGCAAAATCTGTTTTGGGCGCTCGGTTATAACGTGATCGGTATTCCGATTGCCGCTTTGGGCTTCCTTGCTCCATGGTTGGCGGGAGCAGCCATGGCATTTAGCTCTGTTTCGGTTGTGCTAAATGCACTGCGTCTCCAACGGGTGAAGCTGTAA
- the nfsA gene encoding oxygen-insensitive NADPH nitroreductase, producing the protein MNDTISLLMNHRSVRKFKSDAAVTDEQLAAIVAAGQMASSSSNVQAYTVIAVTDPSLKTKLAELAGGQAYVEQCPAFLVWCADLYRLKQVTLHHQPGQPSYEGSVENYTVATIDAALAAQNAAVAAESLGLGIVYIGGIRTKIAEVSELLGLPELVYPVFGMCIGVPDQETGLRPRLPLSGVLHMNGYDKNQTMKAVEVYDHTSAEYLKERTGGQRSTPWSEQMAARLTEPARLQMKPFLEQKGFLKQ; encoded by the coding sequence ATGAATGATACGATTTCCTTGTTGATGAATCACCGGTCTGTGCGAAAGTTCAAGTCAGACGCCGCCGTTACCGACGAGCAGCTCGCAGCTATTGTGGCAGCTGGCCAAATGGCATCCTCGTCCAGTAATGTGCAGGCATATACCGTTATTGCCGTTACCGATCCTTCTTTAAAAACAAAACTGGCCGAGTTGGCAGGAGGGCAGGCTTACGTTGAGCAATGCCCCGCGTTTCTGGTATGGTGCGCAGATCTGTACCGTTTGAAGCAGGTCACACTCCACCATCAGCCAGGTCAGCCTTCCTATGAAGGGTCCGTCGAAAATTATACGGTTGCGACCATTGATGCCGCGTTAGCTGCACAAAATGCAGCGGTAGCCGCTGAATCACTGGGCCTGGGCATCGTCTACATTGGCGGCATTCGTACTAAAATAGCAGAGGTATCTGAGTTGCTAGGGTTGCCAGAGCTGGTGTATCCAGTGTTCGGTATGTGTATTGGTGTACCAGATCAGGAAACGGGCTTGCGCCCACGTCTTCCGCTGTCCGGTGTTTTGCATATGAACGGCTACGACAAAAATCAGACGATGAAAGCTGTAGAGGTATACGACCACACATCAGCCGAATATTTGAAGGAGCGTACGGGCGGTCAACGCTCCACGCCATGGTCTGAGCAAATGGCCGCGAGACTGACCGAGCCAGCACGTTTGCAGATGAAGCCATTTTTGGAACAGAAGGGTTTCTTGAAGCAATAA
- a CDS encoding TatD family hydrolase yields the protein MSDVKVRCALKWNSQTKPGLDLTAIEPAPLIDAHIHVDSYPPEQQELLLASLADSSVQTVIAVSMHLGSSRANLRLAKRYPELVRPAFGFHPEQTLPPQAELDLLFYWMDEHIQQMVAVGEVGLPYYNRLEASQSGSPFDLAPYIALLERFIQFASKHNKPIILHAVYEDADIACDLLERHSVTQAHFHWFKGSAATTERMARNGYYVSFTPDLLYEEEIRSLARQYPFDQIMAETDGPWPFEGPFTGQQTHPRMTADVIRAYSKLTHQDESAVRQLFHENTRRFYSLSD from the coding sequence ATGAGTGACGTAAAAGTTCGATGTGCATTGAAATGGAACAGCCAAACAAAGCCAGGCTTGGATTTGACCGCAATTGAGCCCGCTCCATTGATCGACGCGCATATTCATGTAGACAGCTACCCGCCTGAACAACAGGAGTTATTGCTCGCTTCACTTGCCGATAGCAGCGTCCAAACCGTGATAGCCGTGTCGATGCATCTGGGCTCCAGCCGAGCCAATCTACGGTTAGCCAAGCGTTACCCCGAGCTGGTACGACCAGCCTTTGGCTTTCATCCCGAACAGACTCTTCCACCGCAAGCTGAGCTTGACCTCTTGTTCTACTGGATGGACGAACATATACAGCAGATGGTCGCCGTGGGTGAAGTCGGCTTGCCCTATTACAATCGGCTGGAAGCCTCACAGAGTGGTTCACCTTTTGACCTCGCTCCCTACATAGCGCTGCTGGAGCGTTTTATCCAGTTTGCAAGCAAGCATAACAAGCCCATTATCCTACACGCCGTTTATGAGGACGCAGACATCGCCTGTGACCTTCTGGAACGTCACAGCGTCACGCAGGCGCATTTTCACTGGTTTAAAGGCTCTGCCGCCACAACCGAACGTATGGCCCGGAACGGCTATTATGTCTCCTTCACACCGGATCTTCTGTACGAAGAAGAGATCCGCAGTTTGGCAAGACAGTATCCGTTTGATCAGATCATGGCAGAGACAGACGGTCCCTGGCCGTTCGAGGGGCCTTTTACCGGACAACAGACACATCCACGGATGACTGCCGACGTCATTCGCGCGTATAGCAAGCTGACCCATCAAGATGAATCTGCCGTGCGTCAATTATTTCATGAAAATACGAGACGCTTTTACTCACTATCTGATTGA
- a CDS encoding ABC transporter ATP-binding protein: protein MSLHPIDLSSHNVANEQRAGEQQSPSTAPPALELDGISLAFREKRSLLPVLQDVSLTVKPGEFVSLIGPSGSGKSTLFHIIGGLLKPQQGRIRMHGRDMTGERGHISYMPQQPALFPWRTTLDNVLLGQENAPRKTTVVPPQYASERERRKEALQWLEQVGLGKFAKAYPHTLSGGMQQRAAFLRALLSPQELMLLDEPFSALDALTRADMQQWLLRMWEKNRRSVLFITHSIEEALLLSDRIYVLSARPASVVHVVDVPFPRPRREEITLDPLFIEWKRTMTSWMREEKYKLDGDMDNAQSVHKNIPEDGLNRHE from the coding sequence ATGAGTCTGCATCCGATTGACTTATCATCACACAACGTGGCTAATGAACAACGAGCCGGGGAACAACAGAGTCCTTCAACTGCTCCTCCTGCTTTGGAATTGGACGGGATCAGCCTTGCCTTCCGCGAAAAGCGAAGCTTACTGCCCGTACTGCAGGATGTATCCCTCACAGTCAAGCCGGGAGAATTCGTTTCCCTCATCGGTCCGTCAGGCAGCGGCAAAAGCACGCTGTTTCACATCATCGGTGGGCTACTCAAACCCCAGCAGGGACGTATCCGTATGCACGGACGGGACATGACTGGTGAACGTGGGCATATCAGCTATATGCCGCAGCAGCCCGCCCTTTTTCCGTGGCGTACCACGCTGGACAACGTACTGCTTGGGCAGGAAAATGCTCCACGTAAGACTACAGTAGTCCCCCCTCAGTACGCAAGTGAACGCGAGCGTCGCAAAGAAGCCTTGCAATGGCTCGAACAGGTTGGACTTGGTAAATTCGCCAAGGCGTATCCACATACGCTGTCTGGTGGAATGCAACAGCGCGCCGCCTTTCTACGAGCACTACTCAGCCCGCAGGAATTAATGCTGCTGGATGAGCCGTTCAGCGCACTCGATGCGCTGACACGTGCAGACATGCAGCAATGGTTATTACGTATGTGGGAAAAGAACCGCCGTTCTGTGCTGTTTATTACCCACAGCATTGAAGAAGCACTGCTGCTCTCCGACCGCATCTATGTGCTGTCGGCGCGACCTGCTTCGGTGGTGCATGTCGTAGATGTCCCTTTTCCCCGCCCGCGTAGGGAAGAAATCACCCTCGATCCGCTCTTTATTGAATGGAAGCGGACCATGACCAGCTGGATGCGCGAGGAAAAGTACAAACTGGACGGCGACATGGACAATGCTCAGAGCGTCCACAAGAATATCCCGGAAGATGGATTGAATCGACATGAGTGA
- a CDS encoding ABC transporter permease: MNPKGKNASWWKSVWPPLVAVLFFLAAWQGAVSYLHIESWLLPAPSLIVQEGMAQSALLGTHTWATIRLTLAGFAIGTATGLLIAIVLHTIPFLKSALYPLLILSQNIPIIALGPLLMVWFGFGVLPKLMVITLVCFFPVAVAAMDGLTRTDRTMMNYMRMSGASRMSIFMKLELPHSLPQVFSGVKIAATYSVMGAIIAEWIGASEGIGYYMLLQKSAYRTDLIFAAIGIIVALSLLMFVVILLLEKWLVRWKPDRE; the protein is encoded by the coding sequence ATGAATCCGAAAGGCAAGAACGCATCCTGGTGGAAAAGCGTATGGCCGCCCCTTGTGGCGGTCCTCTTCTTTTTAGCGGCTTGGCAGGGAGCGGTTTCCTATTTACATATTGAATCCTGGCTACTGCCAGCTCCATCTCTCATCGTACAAGAGGGCATGGCGCAATCGGCGTTGCTTGGCACCCATACATGGGCTACAATTCGTCTGACACTTGCGGGATTCGCTATAGGGACAGCTACGGGACTGCTGATCGCCATCGTTCTTCATACGATTCCTTTTCTCAAATCTGCTCTATACCCGCTCTTGATCCTTAGCCAAAACATTCCGATCATCGCTCTGGGTCCGCTGCTCATGGTGTGGTTTGGTTTTGGCGTGCTGCCCAAGCTCATGGTCATTACCTTAGTATGCTTTTTTCCCGTGGCTGTAGCGGCCATGGACGGGCTGACTCGAACAGACCGTACGATGATGAACTATATGCGGATGTCGGGTGCAAGCCGCATGTCTATTTTTATGAAGCTGGAGCTGCCACATTCCCTGCCGCAAGTCTTTTCTGGCGTTAAAATTGCTGCTACCTATAGTGTGATGGGCGCGATCATTGCCGAATGGATCGGAGCTAGTGAAGGAATTGGATATTATATGCTGCTGCAAAAATCGGCCTATCGCACGGACCTCATTTTTGCAGCCATCGGCATTATTGTCGCACTCAGCTTACTCATGTTTGTGGTTATTTTACTACTGGAGAAATGGTTGGTTCGCTGGAAACCCGATCGAGAGTAG
- a CDS encoding MTH1187 family thiamine-binding protein: MANTLLSIQVIPKTPNNEDSYPYVDKAIEVIQRSGVKHQVNPLDTTMEGDLDELLKVVKEMHEALTEAGSPSVISQIKIAHNPQGISMNKLTEKYRP, from the coding sequence ATGGCTAACACACTGCTCAGTATTCAAGTAATCCCTAAAACTCCTAATAACGAGGACTCTTACCCGTATGTAGATAAGGCGATTGAGGTCATTCAGCGCTCCGGCGTCAAACATCAGGTGAATCCACTGGATACGACCATGGAGGGCGACCTCGACGAGTTGCTGAAAGTGGTTAAAGAAATGCACGAGGCTTTGACGGAAGCGGGCAGTCCCAGCGTCATTTCACAGATCAAAATCGCACATAACCCACAAGGCATCAGCATGAACAAGCTGACCGAGAAATATCGCCCATGA
- a CDS encoding ABC transporter substrate-binding protein — protein sequence MKRMKMLSLGLISLWLMALTLTACGGSPSTSQEAAPATNTQTSTPAKELKDVKVVLDWTPNTNHTGLYVAKDKGFYEKAGLNVQIIQPGSGGADQMVASNAAPFGISYQEGVTQARTQGVPLVSIAAVIQHNTSGFAAPVDRGIKSPKDFEGKKYGGWGSPVEEAVMKSIMDSDKGDVSKVKIVNMGNADYFTAVKRDIDFAWIFYAWTGIEAQLRGEPLDMLYVKDYSKSLDYYTPVIVSNEQTIKNDPELVKAFMNATAQGYEYTIAHPEEAADILSKAVPELDKKLVLASQKWLSPRYQDDAAQWGVQKAEVWQNYSDWMYERKLLSKPLEVDKAFTNDFLPKR from the coding sequence ATGAAGCGCATGAAAATGTTAAGCCTGGGACTGATCAGTCTGTGGCTCATGGCCCTGACCCTGACCGCTTGCGGTGGAAGTCCCTCCACATCCCAAGAAGCGGCTCCCGCAACCAACACTCAAACGTCTACTCCGGCAAAGGAGCTCAAAGATGTTAAAGTCGTGCTCGACTGGACACCCAATACGAATCATACGGGACTCTATGTTGCCAAGGACAAAGGATTTTACGAAAAAGCGGGTTTGAATGTCCAAATTATTCAACCTGGTTCAGGTGGAGCCGATCAAATGGTTGCCTCTAATGCTGCACCTTTTGGTATTAGCTACCAAGAAGGCGTCACACAGGCTCGTACGCAAGGCGTGCCGCTTGTATCCATCGCTGCGGTGATTCAGCATAATACCTCAGGCTTCGCAGCCCCAGTAGATCGCGGAATTAAGAGCCCCAAAGATTTTGAAGGTAAAAAATACGGCGGTTGGGGCTCTCCCGTAGAAGAAGCGGTCATGAAATCCATCATGGATTCAGACAAAGGCGATGTGAGCAAAGTGAAGATCGTCAACATGGGTAATGCAGACTATTTTACAGCCGTGAAGCGGGATATCGACTTTGCCTGGATTTTCTACGCATGGACCGGAATCGAAGCCCAGCTTCGAGGTGAGCCATTGGATATGCTGTATGTAAAAGATTATTCCAAAAGCCTCGATTACTATACACCTGTAATTGTGAGCAACGAACAGACAATAAAAAATGATCCAGAACTGGTAAAAGCGTTCATGAACGCTACCGCACAAGGCTATGAATACACTATCGCCCATCCAGAAGAAGCCGCGGACATCTTAAGCAAAGCTGTACCGGAGCTGGATAAAAAACTGGTACTTGCCAGCCAAAAATGGCTAAGCCCGCGTTATCAGGACGATGCCGCGCAATGGGGTGTGCAAAAAGCGGAGGTATGGCAAAACTATTCGGACTGGATGTACGAACGCAAGCTGCTCAGCAAGCCTTTGGAAGTGGATAAAGCCTTCACAAACGACTTCTTGCCCAAGCGCTGA
- a CDS encoding pyridoxamine 5'-phosphate oxidase family protein translates to MGKTETLDRSQLEQAIVKALDNNKFCSLGTVEGGKPKVRYMALFNDGMNIHLATDRKTHKVDELKDNPNAYLLLGYEVGGTKEVVEVEATVQITADEGLRKQVWNDSLKEWFSGPDDPDYVILDVNPTRIEYVGQQTERQVWNK, encoded by the coding sequence GTGGGTAAAACGGAAACATTGGATCGTAGCCAACTAGAACAAGCCATTGTGAAGGCTTTGGATAACAACAAATTTTGCTCGTTAGGCACGGTAGAGGGTGGCAAACCGAAAGTACGCTATATGGCCCTTTTTAACGATGGAATGAACATTCATCTGGCGACAGATCGTAAAACGCATAAAGTGGATGAGCTAAAGGATAATCCGAATGCTTATCTGCTGCTGGGTTATGAAGTTGGCGGTACAAAGGAAGTCGTAGAAGTGGAGGCTACTGTCCAGATTACAGCTGATGAGGGGCTACGTAAACAAGTGTGGAACGATTCATTGAAGGAATGGTTTTCCGGACCGGATGATCCCGATTATGTCATTCTGGACGTGAATCCGACTCGCATTGAGTATGTGGGTCAGCAAACGGAGCGCCAAGTGTGGAATAAATAA
- a CDS encoding bifunctional 2',3'-cyclic-nucleotide 2'-phosphodiesterase/3'-nucleotidase — MLFRKNWFKGFTAIVVACSMLVFSAAPSWAASDSRDSATVNLRIMETTDIHASLMNYDYYSDKETNEYGLISTASLIQQARSETRNSMLFDNGDLLQGNPLGDYMARNKTYEKEGGVHPVYKMMNLMGYDAATVGNHEFNYGLDFLEKSLKGADFPYVNANVYVDKGGQATKNYFTPYQILDKTVTDEKGEEHTLRVGVIGLVTPQIMQWDEANLKDKVVTKDIVETAKKFIPQMKTEGADIIVVLAHTGYEDVPQTPMMENAVKYLSQVDGINAILFGHAHKSFPGPDFKEMKGVDLDKGTINGVPAVEASSWGKELGIIDLSLEKKNREWNVTNSQSEVRPVVNTTNQAVQFTPDYKLTDSIKEEHQGTLDYIRQPVGTTTAPITSYFALVQDDPSIQIVTNAQKWYVQNHLKGTEYEKLPVLSAGAPFKAGGRNGAEYYTNIPEGTVAIKNVSDLYVYPNTVHAVEVTGAEIQEWLEWSAGQFNRIDPKQTEEQSLINKDFPTYNFDVIDGVNYQIDVTQPARYDAKGTIIDSSAHRIKDLQYNGKAIDPAQKFIVATNNYRASSSKLANPDGKRIVMAAPDESRQVIVDYIRTNGTINPSADGNWSIAPFGQAKVTFESSPDAKDVLAGNQQISFLSSAADGFAKYSLKAGAKPSAATTPVKEAVAPAKATAKPAVKTTKPATVKPAKTTKPKASK; from the coding sequence TTGTTATTTCGTAAAAATTGGTTTAAAGGGTTTACAGCAATAGTTGTAGCTTGTAGCATGCTGGTGTTTTCGGCCGCTCCATCCTGGGCAGCTAGCGATTCTCGCGATAGCGCTACGGTGAATTTGCGGATCATGGAAACAACGGATATCCATGCGTCGCTGATGAACTATGATTACTATTCAGACAAAGAAACCAACGAATATGGCTTGATTAGCACAGCCAGTTTGATCCAACAGGCGCGCAGTGAAACAAGAAACAGCATGCTGTTCGATAACGGTGATTTGTTACAGGGCAATCCATTAGGCGATTATATGGCCAGAAACAAAACCTATGAAAAAGAAGGCGGTGTCCATCCAGTCTACAAGATGATGAACTTGATGGGCTATGATGCGGCGACAGTGGGCAACCACGAATTCAACTATGGTCTCGATTTTCTGGAAAAATCGCTCAAGGGAGCCGATTTCCCTTACGTAAATGCGAATGTTTATGTTGATAAGGGGGGGCAAGCTACTAAAAATTATTTTACCCCTTATCAAATTCTTGATAAAACGGTAACGGATGAGAAAGGTGAAGAGCATACGCTCAGAGTGGGTGTCATCGGCTTGGTCACACCTCAAATTATGCAGTGGGATGAAGCCAATTTGAAGGATAAAGTCGTTACGAAGGATATTGTGGAAACGGCGAAAAAGTTTATTCCTCAAATGAAGACGGAAGGTGCTGACATTATTGTCGTGCTTGCGCACACAGGTTATGAGGATGTGCCGCAAACGCCAATGATGGAGAATGCCGTTAAATATTTAAGCCAGGTGGACGGAATTAACGCTATTCTGTTTGGGCATGCTCATAAATCTTTCCCTGGTCCTGATTTTAAAGAAATGAAGGGTGTAGATCTAGATAAAGGGACCATTAACGGCGTACCGGCCGTGGAAGCTTCCTCATGGGGCAAGGAGCTGGGTATTATTGACCTGAGCCTGGAAAAGAAAAACCGCGAGTGGAACGTAACAAACTCTCAGTCTGAAGTACGTCCGGTTGTGAATACCACTAACCAGGCTGTGCAGTTTACTCCTGACTACAAACTGACAGATTCGATCAAGGAAGAGCATCAAGGAACCTTGGATTATATTCGTCAACCTGTCGGAACAACGACTGCACCGATTACCAGCTATTTTGCATTAGTGCAGGACGATCCTTCTATTCAAATCGTGACGAATGCACAGAAATGGTATGTTCAAAACCATCTTAAAGGAACTGAATACGAAAAACTTCCCGTATTGTCGGCAGGCGCTCCATTCAAGGCCGGCGGTCGAAACGGAGCCGAGTATTACACCAATATTCCTGAAGGTACGGTAGCGATTAAAAACGTATCCGACCTGTATGTGTATCCGAACACGGTTCATGCTGTAGAAGTGACCGGTGCTGAAATTCAGGAATGGCTGGAGTGGTCTGCAGGTCAGTTCAACCGCATTGATCCAAAGCAAACTGAGGAGCAATCGCTGATCAACAAAGATTTCCCAACCTACAATTTTGATGTCATTGACGGTGTGAATTACCAGATTGATGTAACTCAGCCTGCACGATATGATGCCAAGGGAACTATTATTGATTCTTCAGCTCATCGTATCAAGGATCTGCAATACAATGGAAAAGCTATTGATCCTGCGCAGAAATTTATCGTAGCCACCAATAACTATCGTGCTTCCTCATCCAAACTGGCCAACCCAGATGGCAAACGAATTGTGATGGCAGCACCGGATGAAAGTCGCCAGGTCATTGTTGACTATATCCGTACGAACGGAACGATTAATCCATCGGCGGATGGCAACTGGTCTATTGCTCCTTTTGGTCAGGCAAAGGTTACTTTCGAGTCCTCTCCTGATGCCAAAGACGTGCTGGCAGGAAATCAACAAATTTCATTCTTGAGCAGCGCGGCAGACGGCTTTGCCAAATACAGCTTAAAAGCTGGCGCTAAGCCTAGTGCAGCAACGACTCCTGTAAAGGAAGCTGTGGCTCCCGCGAAAGCAACAGCAAAGCCAGCTGTTAAAACGACCAAACCCGCGACTGTTAAACCAGCTAAAACAACGAAGCCAAAGGCGTCCAAATAA